The following is a genomic window from Oikeobacillus pervagus.
AAATGGGAATAGAGTAATGAAACGATATGCATAAAGGTCACGCTTTGGACTTTTATGCATATTTTAATAATAGCAATAAGAAAGGCAGATAAGGCGGCCACTTAGGATCATTGGATTAAGTAGGCAGATTACAGTCCCACCTATTCAACTGAAACTTTCACCCCTTAAAATTCACATTCTATTTTCCTGTTTTTTCTGAGACACTTTTTTTACCAATTAATTTCGTTGACGAATCCAAAAAAAATAGTGTATGATATTCCTGTTTTTAAACCATAATGGAATTCTTGAAAGGAGGACCGGTTTTCACATTTTTATATAAGCGCCTGAACTAAGCTAGACGAGAGCTTAGTTGACGAGGAGGAGGTTTATCGAAGGTTTCGGCGGATGCCTCCCGGTTGAAACGCACAACCGCTGGAAATTCTCTCTTAAAACATTGGGGTAACCTGATGGACAAAGGAAAGAATATGCGTAAGAAAGGAAGAGGTGGATTTCATTAGGTAATGGAGAAGTACTCGGCTTCGTGTCTTCATTTATTTTTTAAATAGAAATCAGACCTCTAACAACATTACAAGAGATAAGGGGCAAGAAAGTCATTTTTCCAAATAGTTGGCTTTCAAGAGTTCAAGGCTGGCTAATCTTTTTGAATGATTAGGCGGACGACTGAGCTTGTTGCCCTTGTTCCTGCTCAATGAACTCTTGCCTCTGATGAAGGAGGATATAATATGTGCGGTATTGTTGGATATATTGGTTGTAAGGATTCAAAGGATATTTTGTTAAAAGGTTTAGAGAGGCTTGAATATAGAGGATATGATTCTGCTGGTATTGCTGTGAAAAATAATGCAGGAGTATATGTCTTTAAAGAAAAAGGTCGGATTGCAGATCTTCGTAAAATTGTAGATTCAACGGTAGATGCGAATATGGGAATCGGTCATACACGTTGGGCCACTCATGGTGTTCCTAGCTTTGAAAATGCCCATCCACATCAAAGTGAATCTGCTCGTTTTACCCTTGTTCATAATGGCGTGATTGAAAACTATGAACAACTGAAAAGTGAGTATTTACAGGATACGCCGTTAAAGAGTGATACAGATACAGAAGTCATTGTTCAATTAGTAGAGGTTTTCGTGAAAGAGGGACTTAGCACAGAAGTAGCCTTTCGAAAAACCTTACAATTATTAATGGGTTCCTATGCCATTGCTCTGATCGATCGTGAAGATAATCAAACCATTTATGTAGCCAAAAATAAAAGTCCCCTTTTAATAGGGGTTGGAGATACATTTAATGTCGTAGCATCTGATGCAATGGCCATGCTTCAAGTTACGGATCAATTTATTGAGTTGATGGATAAAGAAATGGTGATGGTCACGAAAGAGAGTGTAACCATCCAAAACCTTGCAGGAGAGATCGTGGCACGTACTCCATATACAGCTGAATTAGATGTAAGTGATATTGAAAAGGGAACCTATTCCTACTATATGTTAAAAGAAATTGATGAGCAGCCATTCGTCGTTCGGAAGATTATTCAAAAATATCAAGACAATCATGGCGAACTGATGGTGGATGGTAAGATCATAAGCGCAATGAATAAAGCAGACCGCATCTATATTGTGGCATGTGGCACGAGCTATCATGCCGGACTGGTCGGCAAACAATTTATTGAAAAAATTGCAAATGTCCCTGTCGAAGTACATGTAGCAAGTGAACTTGGCTATAACATGCCCTTGCTACCTGAAAAACCGTTGTTTATTTTTATTTCTCAAAGTGGAGAAACAGCCGATAGCCGTGCTGTCTTAGTAAAGGTAAAGAAAATGGGTTACAAAGCCTTAACGATGACAAATGTTCCAGGATCTACACTTTCACGTGAAGCGGATTACACGATGCTGTTACATGCAGGTCCAGAAATTGCTGTTGCCTCCACAAAAGCCTATACAGCTCAAATCGCGGTTTTGGCGATTTTAGCAGA
Proteins encoded in this region:
- the glmS gene encoding glutamine--fructose-6-phosphate transaminase (isomerizing), translated to MCGIVGYIGCKDSKDILLKGLERLEYRGYDSAGIAVKNNAGVYVFKEKGRIADLRKIVDSTVDANMGIGHTRWATHGVPSFENAHPHQSESARFTLVHNGVIENYEQLKSEYLQDTPLKSDTDTEVIVQLVEVFVKEGLSTEVAFRKTLQLLMGSYAIALIDREDNQTIYVAKNKSPLLIGVGDTFNVVASDAMAMLQVTDQFIELMDKEMVMVTKESVTIQNLAGEIVARTPYTAELDVSDIEKGTYSYYMLKEIDEQPFVVRKIIQKYQDNHGELMVDGKIISAMNKADRIYIVACGTSYHAGLVGKQFIEKIANVPVEVHVASELGYNMPLLPEKPLFIFISQSGETADSRAVLVKVKKMGYKALTMTNVPGSTLSREADYTMLLHAGPEIAVASTKAYTAQIAVLAILAEATAKARGINLDFRLIKELGIAASAMEILCDMKEEMEQIAREYLATTRNCFFIGRSMDYYVGLEGALKLKEISYIQAEGFAGGELKHGTIALIEDGTPVIALATQANVNLSIRGNVKEVTARGANPCIISMKGLEAEEDRFVVPHVHELLTPLVSVIPLQLLAYYTALHRGCDVDKPRNLAKSVTVE